TTGCTTCCTTGATTACCATATCATATCTTTCGGACGGTCGGGAGTACGTTCACAGGTTGACTTGGAAGATCTTCGACGCCAGCTCCGAGCCGTTCGCGACGATCGCCGCGACGTGCTCTCCGGGGTAATGCTTGCGCGTCGTCATGTCGCGGAACGACTGGCGGAACGACATGGACGTCTCGCCCGGCGGAAACTCCCGCTCGGACAGCTTGAACAGCTTCCGCGAGCGGGAGCCGTTCGCCTTGACGTAGTCGATGGCGTATTCGACGCGCAGCTTCCGCGGCGCGGGTCCATCGACCGAGAGGACGAAGGACGCTTCGAAGACGCCCCCCGCGGCGACGCCCGTCGACGTCTCGAACCGCTCGACGCGCACGCCGCCCGCGTCGCCGACGCCGAACAGCGCGAGCGCCTCCGGGACGCACTTCTTCAGCAGCGTCCGGCAGGCGTGCTTCGCGATCCAATCCGTATGCGGATGCTCGCCCAGCCAGCTTCTCGCGATGTCGAGCGCCAGCGCCGGGTGATCCTTCGAGACGTCGTTCAGGTTGTTCGCCACGCTGCGGCGCACGTATTCCGACGGGTCGCGCTTCAGCGCCTCCAGTATCGGCACGATCGGCGACGGATCGCGCTTGAACGCCGCGAGCGCCATGCCCCACGGCAGGCGCGGCCGGCAGCCCTCGCTGGCGAGACGGCGCACGTGCTCGTCGTCGCTCTTCGCCCATTCGCGCATCGCCGCCAGCGTCCGTTCCCGGTACTTGACGAGGTACGGCCGCACCGCGAATTCGCTGCTCGAATACTTCGTCAGCCGGGCGAGCGCCGGAATCGACCGCTCCGGGTCGTCCAGTCCGTATACCTCGACGAAATCCGGGAACATCATATACGGGAACCCGCTGCCGCACCGTTCCGCCGCGTCCAAGACGACGTCCAGCGCGTCCTCGTAGGCCGCCGGCAGCCCGGGACGCAGCGCCTCCGCGCCGCGCCGCATCCGCTGCTTCAACGCAAGGGACTCCCAATCGGGGGCGAACACCCGTCCGAGGAACGCCTCGACGTCGAACGGCGGGTACGCCTCCGCCACCTTCGCGGCCATCCCTTCGAAAAATACCCGCGAATACATCTCCTTCAACGCATCCGCCATTCGCCGGACGCCTCCTCTACTCTTCGTACGCGCGTATACACTCCAGGAACGCGCCGCCGTATTTCGCGACCTTGTTTTCGCCGACGCCCTTGATGCCGAGCAGCGCCTCCTCGGTCCGCGGCAGCTTCGCGCACATCTCGCGCAGCGTCGCGTCGTGGAAAATCGTAAACGGCGGCACCTTCGCCTTGTCCGCGAGCGCCTTGCGCACGCGGCGCAGCTCGTCGAACAGATCGCCGCGCCCTTCGAACGACGCGTCGTCGCCCGACGCGGAGGCGGCGTCGACTTTCGTTATTTTCTGGAACACCCGCTCCTGCCCTTCGAGCACCGCGACGGCGCGATTCGTCAGCGCGACGGTCGGGTACTGCCCGTCCGACATGACAAGGTAGCCGTCCGCCACGAACACGTTCAGCAAGTTGACGAGATCTTTCTCTTTGTACTGCTTCAGCGCGCCGTACGTCGGCAGCCGGTCGAAGCCGAACTGGCGCACCTTCGCGTCGTTCGCGCCGCGCAGCACCTTCACGGTCAGGTTAATGCCGAACCGCTGCCGCATCCGAGCGACGCAAGAGAACGTCTTCTGCGCCTCCTCCGTCACGTCGACCGCCTCGCGGTCGTCCGTGCAGACGCCGCAACGTCCGCAGGCCGGGACGTCCTCGCCGCCGAAGTAGCGCACGATATGCCGCTGCAGGCAATCCGTCGTATGGCAGTAGTCGATCATCGCCTTCAGGTTGGAATATTCGATGCGCTTGCGCTCTTCGTCGAATTCGTTCTGCTCGATGAGAAACTTCTGCGTCACGATGTCCTGCGGCCCGTACAGCAGCACGCATTCGCTCGGTTCGCCGTCCCGGCCGGCGCGTCCCGCTTCCTGGTAGTATGACTCTATATTCTTAGGCAGGTTATAGTGAACGACGTACCGGACGTTCGACTTGTCGATGCCCATGCCGAACGCGTTCGTCGCGACCATCCATTTGAGATCGTCGTATTGGAACAACTCCTGATTCCGCTGCCGCTCCTCGTCCGACAAGCCCGCATGATATCGGCCGACCTTCAGGCCCAGCCGTTCGAGGAAGCGCTGCGTCTCCTCGACCTCCTTGCGCGTAGAGGCGTAGACGATGCCGGACTCGTTCTTCCGGCTCCGCACGTACCGCTCCAGATATTCCTTCTTGTTGACGCCTTTGACGACCGAGAAGGTGAGGTTGTCCCGCGAATAGCCCGTCGTCACCCGGAACGGATCGTTCATATGCAGATGCGTCACGATGTCCGCCTTGACGGCGTCGGTCGCCGTCGCGGTGAACGCCGCCACGACCGGCCGCTTCCGGAGCCGGCCGACGAGCCGACCGACGTTCATGTAGCTCGGGCGGAAGTCGTGTCCCCACTGCGACACGCAATGCGCCTCGTCGACGGCGAGCAGCGGGATGGGCAGCTCTTCGAGCAGCGACAAGAACCGCTCCGACTCGAGCCGCTCCGGCGCGACGTAGACGAGCGTGTATTTGCCGGCCTTGATGTCCCGGAACCGCTCCCGCAGCTCCTCCGCGTTCAGCGTGCTGTTGATGAACGTCGTCGGGATGCCGATCTGCTGCAGCGTGTCGACCTGATCCTTCATCAGCGAGATGAGCGGCGACACGACGAGCGTCACGCCGGGCAGCATCGCCGCGGGAATTTGATAACAGACCGACTTCCCCGCGCCGGTCGGCATAACGCCGAGAACGTCCCGGCCCTGCAGGATGCTCGAAATCAGCTCTTCCTGCCCGCTCTTGAACGAGTCGTAGCCGAAATACTTTTTCAAAAATACTGTCGATTGCGTAGCGATCATAATGTCTCCTTATATAACAGATCCGGCTCGAGACGCGCGGCCTCGGCCCGATCCGCCGCTTGCGGTTGATTTCGTACGAAAGCCGTCTCTTTCCGTTCGTCCGACACCTTGCATTATACCGTCCGAACGTATGTGCCGTAAATCGTTTCCCCCGAATTTCCCGACGCGCGGAGCCGCGGATTGGGTTACTCACGGGGGCCGGTTTGCGTTATAATAACGTTTAACGAGGTGATGGTTGATGGAAGAGCAAGAGCTTTGTCCGAGATTCGAGCGCGGCATGCAAATCATCAGCAAGCGATGGTCCGGACTGATCGTCCATCGGCTGATGCAAGGACCGCAGCGCTTCTGCAACATCGAGTCGGGATTGCCCAGCTTAAGCGGCCGCGTGCTGTCCGAACGGTTGAAGGAGCTGGAGCAGGAGGGCATCGTGCATCGGGCCGTGTATCCGGAGACGCCGGTGCGCATCGAATATTCGCTGACGCCGAAGGGACGAGCGCTCGAGCCCATCTTCCGCGAAATCGAGAAGTGGGCCGGAGATTGGGTGGAAGAAGCGCCGGACGACTACGAGCCGTAGGCCTCGGCCAACCGGCGCGTCGCCGTCCGCATCGCTTCGCGCAGCTCGGCCGGTTCGAGCAGCTCCACGCCTTCTCCTCCGAGTCGAAGCAAGCATTCCACGGCGTATTCCATCGTCTCCAGATTCATCGCGACCGCGATCCGCTCCCCCGCCGGTTCCGCTTCCTCCACGCTCGCGTACCGCATCGCCTTCAGCCGTTCGTACGCCGGCCGCGTCAACAGCAGCCGCGCCGCATATTTCGGCAGCCGCTCCCGGAACGTCCGAATCGAAGACGTCCAATACGTCTCCAGATCGAAGTCCGGCGGACGCTCGAACGTCTCCCCCGTCTCCCGCAGCGACTCCACCCGCGACACCCGATACGTTCTCAGCGCTCCGCCCGTCGATCCGACGACGTACCATGCGTTCCCCTTCGCCACGAGCCCGTACGGCAGCAGCTCCCGTTCCGCGTCGTCCCGGCCGTACCGAATGCGCAGCGCCCATCCGTTCCACACGGCGTCGTACAACGCCGGCAGATGCGGCAGCGACTCGAACGATTCGCGCCAGCCCGCGCCGTCGATATGAATCCGCTCCCGCACCGTCGACGCGTTCGATCCGTTCCCGGCGCTCGCCGCGTGCAGCAGCCGGTCCCACGTCTCCCGAAATTCCCGCTCCCGTCCGAGCTCCGCGAACAGCCGCGCCGAGCCCGACTGCGACAAGAGCAGCCGCTCGACGTCGTCCCGCTTCAGCCCGTTGAACCGCGCGCGGAATCCTTCCGCAAGCCGCCATCCGCCGCCGTAGCCGCGTTCCGCGTACACCGGCACGCCCGAGCCCGCGAGCGCTTCGAGATCCCGCGTCACCGTCCGGGTCGACACCTCAAGCTTCGCCGCCAACTCCCGCACCGTCAGCGTTGCCCCCTGCTGCAGCGCGAACAAGATCGACAGCATACGATCCGCTCTCATGACGCGCCACCCTTTCGTTTTCTTTTTATTGTACCACAGGAATAAGACAGAGGTTGACATATTCGTGGCGGTATTCTATCGATCGTAGGATCCATCATAAGAACGAAGGAGTCGATTCGGAAAATGACAACCCGACCGCTGCAAGGACGCGTCGCCGTCGTCGCGGGCGCGACGAGAGGCGCCGGACGCGGCATCGCGATCAAGCTGGGAGAGGCGGGCGCAACCGTCTATGTTACGGGACGTTCGTCCAGGGAAGGAAGCTCCGACGTCGGACGGTCGGAGACGATCGAGGAGACGGCGGAGCTCGTCGCCGCCGCGGGCGGCGTCGGCATCGCGGTCCGGACGGACCACACCGCGCCGGAGCAGGTGGAGGCGCTGTTCCGGCGCGTGGAGAAAGAGCAGGAGGGACGGCTCGACCTGCTCGTGAACGATGTGTGGGGATGCGAGCAGTATATCGACTTCGAGCGCAAGTTTTGGGAGCAGCCGCTGTCGAACGCGCTGATCATGCAGGAGCGCGCCGTTCGCTCGCATCTGATTACGAGCTATTACGGCGTGCCGCTCATGGTCGCGCGCCGAAGCGGTCTCGTCATCGAAATCACGGACGGCGTCGACTACTCGGTCCGCGAAGGGGCCGGCGTCGGGTACAGCGTGGCGAAGGTCGGGAACATCCACTTGGCTGCGGCGCTCGCCTCGGAATTGAAGCCGTACGGCGTAACGGCGATCTCGCTGACGCCCGGCTTCCTTCGCTCCGAGCAGATGCTCGACCACTTCGGCGTGACGGCCGAGACGTGGCGCGACGCGCCGGACCCGCACTTCCGGGTCGTCTCCGAGACGCCGGCGTACATCGGCGCCGCCGTCGTCGCGCTCGCGAGCGATCCCGCCTTGTTCGAGAAGACGGGACAGGCGTTCAGCACGTGGCGCTGCGCCGACGAATACGGCATCCGCGACGCGGACGGCTCCCAGCCGCATTGGGGAAACTACTACGCTAGCATTCGTGATAATACGAAATAAGACCCTTCAACCAACTTAGGTCGACCGCCTCGCCCGTATCCGCCTGCATCGCCCGGCGAAGCTCCTCGGCTTCGCCGGGCGGACGGCGGCCCTCCCGCTTGCCCAGCCAATCGTGGTAGTACAGCAGCCGCTCGTACTGCCCGATGTGCTTCTCCTTAAGATGGTCGTCGATCGCGGCCGTCACTTCCTCCACCATCCGAAGCCAGAAGCCGAACCGGTCCTCCGAGAGACGCATCATCGGCTTCAACTCGATCTGAAGCCCCGTATCGTATTCGTCGGTGCTCCGTCCGAACGCGTGCCCGACG
The nucleotide sequence above comes from Paenibacillus antri. Encoded proteins:
- a CDS encoding helix-turn-helix transcriptional regulator, whose translation is MRADRMLSILFALQQGATLTVRELAAKLEVSTRTVTRDLEALAGSGVPVYAERGYGGGWRLAEGFRARFNGLKRDDVERLLLSQSGSARLFAELGREREFRETWDRLLHAASAGNGSNASTVRERIHIDGAGWRESFESLPHLPALYDAVWNGWALRIRYGRDDAERELLPYGLVAKGNAWYVVGSTGGALRTYRVSRVESLRETGETFERPPDFDLETYWTSSIRTFRERLPKYAARLLLTRPAYERLKAMRYASVEEAEPAGERIAVAMNLETMEYAVECLLRLGGEGVELLEPAELREAMRTATRRLAEAYGS
- a CDS encoding winged helix-turn-helix transcriptional regulator — its product is MEEQELCPRFERGMQIISKRWSGLIVHRLMQGPQRFCNIESGLPSLSGRVLSERLKELEQEGIVHRAVYPETPVRIEYSLTPKGRALEPIFREIEKWAGDWVEEAPDDYEP
- the recQ gene encoding DNA helicase RecQ, coding for MIATQSTVFLKKYFGYDSFKSGQEELISSILQGRDVLGVMPTGAGKSVCYQIPAAMLPGVTLVVSPLISLMKDQVDTLQQIGIPTTFINSTLNAEELRERFRDIKAGKYTLVYVAPERLESERFLSLLEELPIPLLAVDEAHCVSQWGHDFRPSYMNVGRLVGRLRKRPVVAAFTATATDAVKADIVTHLHMNDPFRVTTGYSRDNLTFSVVKGVNKKEYLERYVRSRKNESGIVYASTRKEVEETQRFLERLGLKVGRYHAGLSDEERQRNQELFQYDDLKWMVATNAFGMGIDKSNVRYVVHYNLPKNIESYYQEAGRAGRDGEPSECVLLYGPQDIVTQKFLIEQNEFDEERKRIEYSNLKAMIDYCHTTDCLQRHIVRYFGGEDVPACGRCGVCTDDREAVDVTEEAQKTFSCVARMRQRFGINLTVKVLRGANDAKVRQFGFDRLPTYGALKQYKEKDLVNLLNVFVADGYLVMSDGQYPTVALTNRAVAVLEGQERVFQKITKVDAASASGDDASFEGRGDLFDELRRVRKALADKAKVPPFTIFHDATLREMCAKLPRTEEALLGIKGVGENKVAKYGGAFLECIRAYEE
- a CDS encoding SDR family oxidoreductase is translated as MTTRPLQGRVAVVAGATRGAGRGIAIKLGEAGATVYVTGRSSREGSSDVGRSETIEETAELVAAAGGVGIAVRTDHTAPEQVEALFRRVEKEQEGRLDLLVNDVWGCEQYIDFERKFWEQPLSNALIMQERAVRSHLITSYYGVPLMVARRSGLVIEITDGVDYSVREGAGVGYSVAKVGNIHLAAALASELKPYGVTAISLTPGFLRSEQMLDHFGVTAETWRDAPDPHFRVVSETPAYIGAAVVALASDPALFEKTGQAFSTWRCADEYGIRDADGSQPHWGNYYASIRDNTK
- a CDS encoding DNA alkylation repair protein, with product MADALKEMYSRVFFEGMAAKVAEAYPPFDVEAFLGRVFAPDWESLALKQRMRRGAEALRPGLPAAYEDALDVVLDAAERCGSGFPYMMFPDFVEVYGLDDPERSIPALARLTKYSSSEFAVRPYLVKYRERTLAAMREWAKSDDEHVRRLASEGCRPRLPWGMALAAFKRDPSPIVPILEALKRDPSEYVRRSVANNLNDVSKDHPALALDIARSWLGEHPHTDWIAKHACRTLLKKCVPEALALFGVGDAGGVRVERFETSTGVAAGGVFEASFVLSVDGPAPRKLRVEYAIDYVKANGSRSRKLFKLSEREFPPGETSMSFRQSFRDMTTRKHYPGEHVAAIVANGSELASKIFQVNL